A stretch of the Malus domestica chromosome 08, GDT2T_hap1 genome encodes the following:
- the LOC103450641 gene encoding uncharacterized protein, which yields MAYRGRGCGGLSGGGGFGFAKQEPFVLFPDIDLRIPKGISDLEKKHTLTEEENLINQTRKFQNIWKGFPYYLEQSPSNEKQNMDVERYSDRTKPKTTIRRGSLFSILELKGFPQELTGGSRVQQPGRKRVRWNPDSELVKLDLFEKLEQCQGQNDAKEKKECEGEDVNENEEEAEPEDEDFSDDDYYKNSDFDDDEDDYNMEDDGDGEPLL from the exons ATGGCATATAGAGGGCGTGGATGCGGTGGATTGTCAGGTGGGGGCGGTTTTGGCTTTGCCAAGCAAGAGCCTTTTGTGCTTTTTCCT GACATTGATTTGCGTATTCCCAAAGGTATATCTGATCTAGAGAAAAAACACACTCTTACCGAGGAAGAAAACTTAATCAATCAAACTCGCAAGTTTCAAAATATTTGGAAAGGCTTTCCTTATTATCTTGAGCAGAGCCCTTCGAATG AGAAGCAAAACATGGATGTGGAAAGATATTCTGACAGGACAAAGCCAAAAACCACGATAAGACGCGGTTCTCTTTTTAGTATATTGGAGCTCAAGGGATTTCCTCAAGAACTGACTGGAG GTTCAAGGGTACAGCAGCCTGGCCGAAAGAGAGTTAGATGGAATCCTGACTCAG AGCTGGTGAAGTTGGATTTATTTGAAAAGCTTGAGCAGTGTCAG ggccaaaatgatgcaaaagaaaagaaagaatgtGAAGGTGAGGATGTAAATGAAAATGAGGAGGAGGCAGAACCAGAGGACGAGGACTTTAGTGATGATGATTACTATAAG aactctgattttgatgatgatgaagatgattatAATATGGAAGATGACGGTGACG GCGAACCTCTTTTATAG